One segment of Desulfovermiculus halophilus DSM 18834 DNA contains the following:
- a CDS encoding PSP1 domain-containing protein, whose amino-acid sequence MQCYLGVKFRLQGQIYYFVAQDEAAAARVTDWVLVTTDEGPGLAHVAVVRDEPPPGLDPEDIKPVQRLANAEDFQAKAQNDQVRKEALAFCREKIREFGLDMKLVDVEIRFDQSKIIFYFTAPARIDFRELVKVLVSKHRTRIELRQIGVRHEAQILGGIGNCGRICCCHLFMRKFEPVTIKLAKEQQLFLNPSKISGACGRLLCCLNFEREQYADFQRRCPKIGKWYETPKGEVKVLRANMFRDSLIVDAGEGERELTLTEWQELVQGKAGSQLDHVFESKSNNQRGPRGKAPESRSGKPVPPEDDGGGHQPRSESRSAEKETTGGASRDAHTQGQKKRAHSPAGPSRRGKGKSGSRPLKGRKRKSRKNEEGPQ is encoded by the coding sequence ATGCAGTGTTATCTGGGAGTCAAATTCCGGCTCCAGGGACAGATCTATTACTTTGTTGCCCAGGACGAAGCGGCAGCTGCCAGGGTCACGGACTGGGTGCTGGTGACCACGGACGAAGGGCCCGGCCTGGCCCATGTGGCCGTGGTCCGCGATGAGCCGCCTCCAGGGCTGGATCCGGAGGACATCAAGCCGGTTCAGCGTCTGGCCAATGCCGAGGACTTTCAGGCCAAGGCCCAGAATGATCAGGTGCGCAAGGAGGCCCTGGCCTTTTGCCGGGAGAAGATTCGTGAGTTCGGCCTGGACATGAAGCTGGTGGACGTTGAAATCCGCTTTGATCAGAGCAAGATCATCTTTTACTTCACGGCTCCGGCCAGGATCGATTTCCGGGAGCTGGTCAAGGTCCTGGTTTCCAAGCACAGGACGCGGATAGAGCTGCGCCAGATCGGGGTCAGGCATGAGGCCCAGATCCTGGGCGGAATCGGCAACTGTGGCCGCATCTGCTGCTGCCACTTGTTTATGCGCAAGTTCGAGCCGGTGACCATCAAGCTGGCCAAGGAGCAGCAGCTCTTCCTCAACCCCTCCAAGATTTCCGGGGCCTGTGGAAGGTTGCTGTGCTGCTTGAACTTTGAGCGCGAACAGTACGCGGATTTTCAGCGCCGATGTCCGAAGATCGGCAAATGGTACGAAACCCCGAAAGGGGAGGTAAAGGTCCTGCGGGCCAATATGTTCCGGGACTCCTTAATCGTTGATGCCGGGGAAGGAGAGCGGGAGCTGACCTTGACTGAATGGCAGGAGCTGGTTCAGGGCAAGGCAGGATCCCAGCTGGATCACGTCTTTGAAAGCAAGTCGAACAATCAGCGAGGTCCGCGGGGCAAAGCTCCGGAGTCAAGATCCGGCAAGCCGGTTCCGCCGGAAGATGACGGTGGGGGCCACCAGCCGCGGTCTGAGTCCAGATCCGCAGAGAAAGAGACGACAGGGGGGGCATCCAGAGATGCGCATACCCAGGGCCAGAAGAAGCGGGCCCATTCTCCGGCCGGGCCTTCCAGACGGGGCAAGGGCAAGTCAGGATCCAGGCCGCTAAAAGGCAGAAAAAGAAAAAGCAGGAAAAATGAGGAAGGGCCGCAGTGA